Proteins found in one Coffea eugenioides isolate CCC68of chromosome 5, Ceug_1.0, whole genome shotgun sequence genomic segment:
- the LOC113772189 gene encoding tyrosine aminotransferase-like, with amino-acid sequence MATENEFSPKEWSFKGDELLVRSSAVTVRGVLDKLMGNLNPNDPRPTIPLGHGDPSPFPSFRTAPEAENAISDALYSAKFNCYSPSVGTLPARKAVAEHLSRDLPYKLSPDDVYLTSGCTQAIEVILTVLARPNANILLPRPGYPYYEARAIFSNIEFRYFDLLPEKDWEVNLHTVELLADENTVAIVIINPGNPCGNVYKYEHLKKVAETARKLGILVISDEVYYHLAFGKNPFVPMGVFGSIAPVITVGSISKRWIVPGWRIGWLVTNDPNGILKKHGVVDSIIAFLNISSDPATIVQGAIIQVLEKTKEEFFLKILNQLREAAETCCSKIKEIPCFACPSKPEGAMFALVKLDLSLLEEIEDDLDFCLKLSKEESVIVLPGLAVGLKNWLRITYSVEPSALDDGLNRIKAFCLRHAKKQ; translated from the exons ATGGCGACTGAGAATGAATTTTCCCCAAAAGAATGGAGTTTCAAGGGAGACGAGTTACTAGTGAGGTCCTCAGCAGTAACTGTGAGAGGTGTTCTGGACAAGTTGATGGGAAATTTGAACCCAAATGACCCCAGACCCACGATTCCTTTAGGCCATGGTGACCCTTCTCCCTTCCCAAGTTTTCGGACAGCTCCTGAGGCTGAAAATGCAATCTCTGACGCCCTTTACTCTGCTAAGTTCAATTGTTACTCCCCCAGTGTTGGTACTCTTCCTGCAAGAAA GGCAGTAGCAGAGCACCTTTCACGTGATCTACCATACAAGTTATCACCAGACGATGTTTATCTAACGAGTGGCTGTACCCAAGCAATTGAAGTGATCTTAACTGTCCTTGCTCGTCCTAATGCCAACATTCTACTTCCAAGACCTGGCTATCCTTATTATGAGGCTCGGGCAATATTCAGCAATATTGAATTTCGTTACTTTGACCTTCTTCCAGAGAAAGATTGGGAAGTCAATCTTCACACTGTCGAATTGCTTGCAGATGAAAATACAGTTGCCATAGTCATCATTAATCCTGGAAATCCTTGTGGAAATGTGTATAAATACGAACATTTAAAGAAG GTTGCTGAAACTGCCAGAAAGCTTGGGATCTTAGTGATTTCTGATGAAGTTTATTATCATCTTGCATTTGGAAAGAATCCTTTCGTGCCAATGGGAGTCTTTGGATCAATTGCTCCTGTGATAACAGTCGGATCCATATCAAAAAGGTGGATTGTTCCTGGTTGGCGAATTGGGTGGCTTGTCACTAACGATCCCAACGGCATTCTCAAGAAACATGGG GTTGTTGATTCCATCATTGCATTTCTCAACATTTCCTCTGATCCTGCAACTATTGTTCAG GGAGCAATAATTCAAGTCCTTGAGAAGACTAAAGAGGAATTCTTCTTGAAAATACTCAATCAACTTAGAGAAGCTGCAGAAACATGTTGCAGCAAAATAAAGGAAATCCCTTGCTTTGCTTGCCCAAGCAAGCCCGAAGGAGCTATGTTTGCCTTG GTAAAACTAGATTTGTCCCTCctggaagaaattgaagatgatttggaCTTCTGTCTCAAGCTTTCTAAGGAGGAATCTGTGATAGTTTTACCAG GGCTTGCTGTAGGACTCAAGAATTGGCTTCGCATAACTTACTCCGTTGAGCCATCAGCACTCGATGATGGACTCAACCGGATAAAAGCTTTCTGCCTGAGGCATGCAAAGAAACAATAG
- the LOC113772566 gene encoding tyrosine aminotransferase-like — translation MENGKTANWNFKGDETVKKASAWTIKFALKTLRENLNANDKRAVIPLGYGDPSQFPSFKPSKVAEEAVIDAIQSGKFHCYAPGDGTPEAKRAIADHLSRDHGMEISPKDVFLTLGGRQAIDIMLTVLARPGANILLPKPGYSFYEARSTFSQLEIRHYDLLPEQGWEVDLSHVEALADDKTVAIAIINPGNPCGNVYTYEHLQKVAETAKKLGFLVIADEAYAHLTFGKNPSVPMRVFSSIVPVLTLGSLSKRWMLPGWRLGWLVTSDQNGILQRHGIIDSIKSCLDITPEPVNFIQAALPKMLKEIPEDYHLRTLNLLRETADVCYDRLKDIPCFICPYKPEGSMFVMVKLNLSLLEGINNDMEFCLKLANEESVVVLPGHPMGLKNWLRVTFAVELSLLEDGLERIRAFCARHAKKQ, via the exons atggaaAACGGGAAGACTGCAAATTGGAACTTCAAAGGGGACGAAACAGTGAAGAAAGCATCAGCCTGGACTATAAAGTTCGCTCTCAAGACTCTCAGGGAAAATCTGAATGCAAATGACAAGAGGGCTGTTATCCCTCTTGGATATGGTGATCCCAGTCAATTCCCAAGCTTCAAGCCTAGTAAAGTTGCAGAAGAAGCCGTTATTGATGCAATCCAATCTGGTAAATTCCATTGTTACGCCCCAGGTGATGGAACTCCTGAAGCAAAACG GGCTATTGCTGATCATCTCTCTCGTGACCATGGGATGGAAATATCTCCAAAAGATGTTTTTTTAACTCTTGGTGGAAGACAAGCAATTGATATCATGTTAACAGTCCTTGCTCGACCTGGTGCCAACATACTGCTTCCTAAACCAGGATATTCGTTCTATGAAGCACGTTCCACTTTTAGCCAGCTTGAAATTCGTCATTATGATCTTTTACCAGAGCAGGGATGGGAGGTCGACTTGAGTCATGTAGAAGCACTTGCTGATGATAAAACAGTTGCTATTGCTATTATCAACCCTGGTAATCCATGTGGAAATGTGTATACATATGAGCATTTACAGAAG GTGGCAGAGACTGCGAAAAAGCTTGGATTTCTTGTAATTGCTGATGAAGCTTATGCTCATCTTACTTTTGGGAAGAATCCATCTGTGCCAATGCGAGTTTTTAGTTCAATTGTACCAGTTCTTACACTTGGCTCTTTATCAAAGAGATGGATGCTTCCTGGTTGGCGACTTGGTTGGCTTGTGACGAGTGATCAAAATGGCATCCTCCAAAGACATGGG ATTATTGATAGCATCAAGAGCTGTCTAGACATCACGCCAGAGCCAGTAAATTTCATTCAG GCAGCTCTTCCAAAAATGCTGAAAGAAATACCAGAGGACTACCACTTAAGGACTCTAAATTTGCTAAGGGAAACAGCAGATGTTTGCTATGATAGACTCAAAGACATCCCGTGCTTTATATGCCCATACAAGCCTGAAGGATCCATGTTTGTTATG GTGAAACTAAACTTATCACTACTGGAAGGCATAAACAATGATATGGAGTTCTGCCTCAAACTTGCCAATGAGGAATCTGTAGTTGTCCTGCCTG GGCATCCCATGGGGCTGAAGAACTGGCTGCGTGTAACTTTTGCTGTCGAATTATCTTTGCTTGAGGATGGTCTTGAGAGAATCCGAGCTTTCTGCGCAAGACATGCTAAAAAGCAGTGA